Proteins encoded in a region of the Mycobacterium branderi genome:
- a CDS encoding aromatic ring-hydroxylating dioxygenase subunit alpha: MTRHRSIFDDVRRGLIPAHIYNDRAIFELEKERLFNRAWMFVAHESEIPQDGDYVVRRVLADSFIITRDSQGALHALFNMCLHRGMQVCRAEMGNASNFRCPYHGWTYRNDGRLTGLPFHREAYGGEDGFRKNGQTLLPAPNLATYNGLIFISMDPHAEPLEDYLGDFRFYLDYYTKQSKHGLEVRGPQRWRIKANWKIGAENFAGDMYHTPHTHTSIVEIGLFREPKAQKRKDGATYWAGRGGGTTYKLPPGGFDDRMRYVGYPDAMIERVKEVWSPRHRQVVGEDGFMISAASCFPNLSFVHNWPKVQEGQNVLPFISIRLWQPISENETEVCSWFAVDSAAPPEYKADSYKAYLMCFGSTGMFEQDDVENWVSLTTTAGGSMARRLLLNSRMGLLGDDRPVVDTLPVAAFHGPGRAQVGYNENNQRELLKLWADYLERA, from the coding sequence ATGACTCGACACCGCAGCATCTTCGACGACGTCCGGCGCGGGTTGATCCCCGCGCACATCTACAACGACAGAGCAATCTTCGAGCTCGAAAAGGAACGCCTGTTCAACAGGGCGTGGATGTTCGTGGCCCACGAGTCGGAGATCCCGCAGGACGGCGACTACGTGGTGCGCCGTGTACTGGCCGACTCGTTCATCATCACCCGTGATTCGCAGGGCGCCCTGCACGCTCTGTTCAATATGTGCCTGCACCGCGGCATGCAGGTGTGCCGCGCGGAAATGGGCAACGCGTCGAACTTTCGCTGCCCGTACCACGGCTGGACCTACCGCAACGACGGACGGCTCACCGGGCTGCCGTTCCACCGGGAAGCCTACGGCGGCGAGGACGGCTTCCGGAAAAACGGCCAAACACTCTTGCCCGCACCGAATCTGGCAACCTACAACGGCCTGATCTTCATCAGCATGGATCCTCACGCCGAGCCGCTCGAGGACTACCTTGGCGACTTCCGGTTCTACCTGGACTACTACACCAAGCAGAGCAAGCACGGCCTGGAAGTACGCGGGCCGCAACGCTGGCGGATCAAAGCCAACTGGAAGATCGGCGCGGAGAATTTCGCCGGCGACATGTACCACACCCCGCACACCCACACGTCGATCGTGGAGATCGGGCTCTTTCGCGAACCCAAGGCGCAAAAGCGCAAGGACGGCGCCACTTACTGGGCCGGCCGGGGCGGCGGCACCACCTACAAACTGCCGCCGGGTGGTTTCGACGACCGCATGCGCTACGTCGGCTACCCCGACGCCATGATCGAGCGGGTCAAGGAAGTCTGGTCACCGCGCCACCGTCAGGTCGTCGGCGAGGACGGCTTCATGATCTCGGCCGCGTCGTGCTTTCCCAACCTGAGCTTCGTGCACAACTGGCCGAAAGTGCAGGAAGGCCAAAACGTGTTGCCGTTCATCTCGATTCGGCTCTGGCAGCCGATCAGCGAAAACGAGACCGAGGTGTGCTCGTGGTTCGCGGTGGACTCCGCGGCGCCGCCCGAATACAAGGCGGACTCGTACAAGGCGTACCTGATGTGCTTCGGCTCGACAGGCATGTTCGAACAGGACGACGTGGAGAACTGGGTGTCGTTGACCACCACCGCCGGAGGCTCGATGGCCCGCCGGCTGCTACTCAACAGCCGGATGGGCCTGCTCGGCGACGACCGCCCCGTCGTCGATACCCTGCCCGTCGCGGCATTTCACGGACCCGGACGTGCCCAGGTGGGCTACAACGAAAACAACCAGCGCGAACTGCTCAAGCTGTGGGCCGATTATCTGGAGAGGGCATGA
- a CDS encoding 3-phenylpropionate/cinnamic acid dioxygenase subunit beta, with amino-acid sequence MKPLPFNDNRHLAAHQFLVDEAYLLDAQQYEAWLDILTDDIHYLMPVRVTTALGAGFDTSPGMAHFDENKYSLSRRVARFRTEHAWTEDPPSRLRHYITNVRTFACEDDAHVVVESAELLFRSRGDVNEPALVSCGRRDVLRNEGGEWKLARRTITLDESVLRMQNLAVFL; translated from the coding sequence ATGAAACCCCTGCCGTTCAACGACAATCGGCACCTGGCGGCCCACCAGTTTCTGGTCGACGAGGCCTATCTGCTCGACGCCCAGCAGTACGAGGCGTGGCTGGACATCCTGACCGACGACATCCACTACCTGATGCCGGTACGCGTCACCACCGCACTGGGCGCCGGCTTCGACACCTCCCCGGGGATGGCGCACTTCGACGAGAACAAGTACTCGCTGTCGCGGCGGGTCGCCCGGTTCCGCACCGAGCATGCCTGGACCGAAGACCCGCCGTCGCGGCTGCGGCACTACATCACCAATGTGCGCACCTTCGCCTGCGAGGATGATGCCCATGTGGTGGTGGAATCCGCAGAGCTGCTCTTCCGCAGCCGCGGCGACGTCAACGAGCCCGCGCTGGTGTCGTGTGGTCGCCGCGACGTGCTGCGTAACGAAGGCGGCGAATGGAAACTCGCGCGCCGCACCATCACGCTCGACGAATCGGTGTTGCGGATGCAGAACCTGGCGGTGTTCCTGTGA
- a CDS encoding dihydrodiol dehydrogenase: MNDEPLTIANEFTEVHVRRVETRNGARLLITAPKSGRSISLDALELEALTRQNPRTLEAMVGNTDGPLLP; the protein is encoded by the coding sequence GTGAACGATGAACCACTCACCATCGCCAACGAATTCACCGAAGTCCACGTGCGCCGAGTCGAGACCCGCAACGGGGCGCGGCTGCTGATCACCGCACCGAAATCGGGCCGGTCGATCAGCCTGGACGCCCTCGAGCTGGAGGCGCTGACCCGCCAGAACCCCCGCACACTGGAGGCAATGGTGGGCAATACCGACGGGCCGCTGCTCCCATGA
- the hcaB gene encoding 3-(cis-5,6-dihydroxycyclohexa-1,3-dien-1-yl)propanoate dehydrogenase — MTGWLDGKRALVVGAGSGIGRAVVDAFRSEGAKVAVLERDPGKCDALRQQCPDVPVVDGDAVGREANERAVATAVESFGGLDTLVNCVGIFDFYKGIRDIEADDVEPAFDEMFRTNVLSHLQSVKAALPALQAGDGSSIVLAESASSFYPGRGGVLYVASKFAVRGLVTTLAHELAPRIRVNGVAPGGTLNTDLRGLKSLGLQDVRLDDTPDRERDLAARTPLHVALTGHDHAWSFVFLASDRSRGITGDTVHPDGGFGL, encoded by the coding sequence ATGACTGGCTGGCTCGACGGAAAACGCGCGCTGGTGGTCGGCGCCGGGTCCGGGATCGGCCGGGCCGTCGTCGACGCCTTCCGCTCCGAGGGCGCCAAAGTCGCGGTACTGGAACGGGATCCCGGCAAGTGCGACGCGCTGCGCCAGCAGTGCCCCGACGTGCCGGTGGTCGACGGCGACGCGGTCGGCCGCGAGGCCAACGAGCGGGCGGTGGCCACTGCTGTGGAGTCGTTCGGCGGCCTGGACACACTGGTCAATTGCGTGGGAATCTTCGACTTCTACAAGGGAATCCGCGACATCGAGGCCGACGACGTCGAACCCGCATTCGACGAAATGTTCCGCACCAACGTGCTGAGCCATCTGCAATCGGTGAAGGCGGCGCTGCCGGCGCTGCAAGCCGGGGATGGCTCGTCGATCGTGCTGGCGGAATCGGCCTCCTCGTTCTATCCCGGCCGCGGCGGGGTGCTGTACGTGGCGTCGAAATTCGCGGTGCGCGGACTGGTGACCACGCTCGCACACGAGCTGGCGCCGCGGATCCGGGTCAACGGCGTGGCACCGGGCGGCACGTTGAACACCGATCTGCGCGGCCTGAAAAGCCTTGGTCTGCAAGATGTCCGCCTCGACGACACACCAGATCGCGAGCGTGACCTTGCCGCGCGCACGCCGTTGCACGTCGCGCTCACCGGTCACGACCATGCATGGAGCTTCGTGTTCCTCGCCTCCGACCGGTCGCGCGGGATCACCGGCGACACCGTCCATCCCGACGGCGGGTTCGGGCTATGA
- a CDS encoding class II aldolase/adducin family protein translates to MSLDEQRALVALACRVAAARRLVDGILGHLSLRVDDERLLIRCRSDTDTGVAFTRPADIRLIRFDGSAGAAGELDGYRVPNELPIHAETLLANPEYRAVAHLHPPAVVAADLTGITIRPIYGAYDIPGAWLARGGVPVYERAVLIRNSRLGKEMVAAMRGRPVVILRGHGITSAAASVQQAVLQAISVDALARMALTIVSADGALRDIADRDWDDLPDLGSGFTEAAWRHEVARVQPPGDDAERVAR, encoded by the coding sequence ATGAGCCTCGACGAACAGCGCGCCCTGGTGGCGTTGGCATGCCGGGTCGCCGCTGCGCGCAGACTTGTCGACGGCATCCTCGGTCACCTGTCCCTGCGAGTCGACGACGAACGGCTGCTGATCCGTTGCCGCAGCGACACCGACACCGGGGTAGCGTTCACCCGGCCCGCCGACATCCGGCTCATCCGCTTCGACGGAAGCGCCGGTGCCGCAGGCGAACTCGACGGCTACCGGGTTCCCAATGAACTGCCGATCCACGCCGAAACCCTGCTCGCCAACCCCGAATACCGGGCGGTCGCGCATCTGCACCCGCCCGCCGTCGTCGCCGCCGACCTGACCGGCATCACCATCCGGCCGATCTACGGCGCCTACGACATTCCCGGTGCCTGGCTGGCCCGCGGCGGCGTGCCGGTCTACGAACGTGCGGTGCTGATCCGAAACAGCCGACTGGGCAAGGAAATGGTGGCCGCCATGCGCGGCCGCCCCGTGGTGATCCTCCGTGGCCACGGGATCACCAGTGCCGCAGCCAGTGTGCAGCAGGCGGTGTTGCAGGCCATCAGCGTCGACGCGCTGGCCCGGATGGCTTTGACGATCGTTTCCGCCGACGGCGCCCTGCGCGACATCGCCGACCGGGACTGGGACGACCTCCCCGACTTGGGGTCCGGCTTCACAGAGGCCGCATGGCGCCATGAAGTTGCCCGCGTTCAACCGCCCGGCGACGATGCAGAGCGCGTAGCGCGATGA
- a CDS encoding IclR family transcriptional regulator has product MQKPDAPQYPIESVDKALKLLLLLGEQPSIRLSEATRYLGVASSTAHRLLAMLAYRGFVRQDPVSKAYLPGPALTGVAFAIFGRIDIAGTATPVMRGLSERLRETVHVGMLDGAAVRFIAAVEGPTAVRVASRLGRTMPAHCTSTGKVMLAQLPQPELHQLLPEENLERITPRSIGTRTALEAELFRVREQGYAVNREESEEGVASVAVVIPARAPGLRLALNAAAPQQRLPKSQYSSVAAALMEAAKEIGDRLG; this is encoded by the coding sequence ATGCAGAAACCGGATGCGCCGCAGTACCCGATCGAGTCGGTCGACAAGGCGCTGAAGCTGTTGCTGCTGTTGGGCGAACAACCCTCGATCCGGTTGAGCGAGGCGACCCGATATCTGGGAGTGGCGTCGTCGACCGCGCACCGGCTGCTGGCGATGTTGGCCTACCGCGGGTTTGTGCGCCAAGACCCGGTGTCGAAGGCGTATCTGCCCGGGCCCGCGCTGACGGGGGTGGCGTTCGCGATCTTCGGCCGCATCGACATTGCCGGTACCGCGACGCCGGTCATGCGCGGCTTGAGCGAACGGCTGCGTGAGACAGTGCATGTCGGGATGCTCGACGGTGCCGCCGTCCGGTTCATCGCCGCGGTGGAGGGTCCTACTGCGGTGCGGGTGGCGTCCCGGTTGGGTCGCACCATGCCCGCGCATTGCACGTCGACGGGCAAGGTGATGCTGGCGCAGCTGCCGCAACCGGAATTGCACCAGCTGCTGCCCGAGGAGAACCTGGAGCGCATCACGCCGCGATCGATCGGGACCCGCACCGCGTTGGAGGCCGAGCTGTTCCGGGTCCGCGAGCAGGGTTACGCCGTCAACCGCGAGGAAAGCGAGGAGGGCGTCGCGTCGGTGGCGGTGGTGATACCGGCCCGGGCGCCGGGACTGCGGCTGGCGCTCAATGCCGCGGCACCGCAGCAGCGGCTACCCAAGTCGCAGTATTCGTCGGTGGCTGCCGCACTTATGGAGGCCGCCAAGGAGATTGGCGATCGGCTCGGTTGA
- a CDS encoding DedA family protein yields the protein MSVDALLQSIPPLTVYLIVAGVVGIESLGIPLPGEIVLVTAALLSSRHELAVNPLGVGAAGVIGAAVGDSIGYTIGRRFGMPLFDWLGRRFPRHFGPGHVGLAERIFNRWGSHAVFFGRFIALLRIFAGPLAGALKMPYPRFLLANVSGAVCWAGGTTAVIYYAGIAAERWLERFSWVALVVALVGGTTAAILLRKRTARAIAEFEAEHSEESDPTSA from the coding sequence ATGAGTGTCGACGCCCTGCTGCAGTCGATCCCGCCGCTGACGGTGTACCTGATCGTCGCCGGCGTGGTCGGGATTGAGAGCCTGGGGATCCCACTGCCCGGCGAAATCGTTCTGGTCACCGCGGCGCTGCTGTCGTCACGCCATGAGCTGGCGGTCAACCCGCTCGGCGTGGGCGCGGCCGGCGTGATCGGCGCAGCGGTCGGTGACTCGATCGGCTACACGATCGGCCGACGGTTCGGCATGCCCCTGTTTGATTGGCTGGGCCGCCGGTTTCCGCGGCACTTCGGTCCTGGGCACGTCGGTCTCGCCGAGCGGATATTCAACCGATGGGGCTCGCATGCCGTGTTTTTCGGCCGATTCATCGCGCTGTTGCGGATCTTCGCGGGGCCGCTGGCCGGCGCGCTGAAAATGCCGTACCCGCGGTTCCTGCTCGCCAACGTTTCCGGTGCGGTGTGCTGGGCGGGCGGCACCACGGCGGTGATCTACTACGCGGGTATCGCGGCCGAACGCTGGCTCGAGCGATTTTCCTGGGTTGCGCTGGTGGTCGCCCTGGTGGGCGGCACGACTGCCGCGATCCTGCTTCGAAAACGCACCGCCCGGGCGATCGCCGAATTCGAGGCCGAGCACAGTGAGGAATCGGACCCGACCTCCGCCTGA
- a CDS encoding anti-sigma factor antagonist (This anti-anti-sigma factor, or anti-sigma factor antagonist, belongs to a family that includes characterized members SpoIIAA, RsbV, RsfA, and RsfB.), giving the protein MGFATAEASSSHMMLSSRLVSELADAHSTLRTTVERTGPAVVVHAGGEVDASNEATWRHLLSEAAAAAFPPGALVIDTNGLDFMGCCAFAVLADEAERCRRRGVELRLVSSQPGVARFVGACGLNELLPVDDTVDAALSTSADW; this is encoded by the coding sequence ATGGGCTTTGCTACCGCCGAAGCATCATCGAGCCACATGATGTTGAGCAGTCGGTTGGTCTCCGAATTGGCCGATGCGCACAGCACACTGCGGACCACCGTCGAGCGCACCGGCCCGGCCGTCGTCGTCCACGCTGGAGGCGAAGTGGACGCGTCGAACGAGGCCACCTGGCGTCACCTGCTCAGCGAAGCCGCCGCCGCCGCGTTCCCGCCCGGCGCGCTGGTGATCGACACCAACGGCCTGGACTTCATGGGCTGCTGCGCGTTTGCGGTCCTGGCCGACGAAGCTGAGCGCTGCCGGAGGCGCGGCGTCGAACTGCGGCTGGTAAGCAGTCAGCCGGGCGTCGCCAGGTTTGTCGGTGCATGCGGGCTGAACGAACTATTGCCTGTCGACGACACCGTGGACGCGGCACTGTCGACATCGGCCGACTGGTAA
- a CDS encoding maleylpyruvate isomerase family mycothiol-dependent enzyme, whose protein sequence is MTDTMRLACAEREDFANLLAGLSPPQWEHPSLCERWRVRDVVAHVLSYDELSRWELVRRFLKGGLVPDRINAIGVAEYAARSPEQLTELMRACIPPRGLMSAFGGMPALVDGTIHQQDIRRPLGIPRAIPPKRLQRVLDFALRAPAVRGAWRARGLRLVATDVDWSHGRGEEVSGPGEALLMAMAARPDALNQLSGAGKEILAQRINR, encoded by the coding sequence ATGACCGACACGATGCGGCTTGCCTGCGCGGAACGCGAGGACTTCGCCAACCTGCTCGCCGGCCTGTCGCCGCCGCAATGGGAGCATCCCAGTCTTTGCGAGCGCTGGCGAGTGCGCGACGTCGTCGCTCATGTGCTCAGCTACGACGAGCTCAGCCGCTGGGAACTGGTGCGGCGCTTCCTCAAAGGCGGACTGGTGCCCGACCGCATCAACGCAATCGGAGTCGCCGAGTACGCCGCTCGTTCGCCCGAACAACTCACCGAACTGATGCGTGCCTGCATCCCGCCCCGGGGCCTCATGTCGGCATTCGGCGGCATGCCCGCACTCGTCGACGGCACGATCCACCAGCAGGACATCCGACGACCGCTGGGTATCCCGCGCGCCATCCCGCCCAAGCGCCTGCAACGGGTGTTGGACTTCGCGTTGCGAGCTCCCGCGGTGCGGGGCGCGTGGCGGGCCCGAGGTTTGCGTCTGGTTGCCACCGACGTGGATTGGTCTCATGGCCGCGGAGAAGAAGTCAGCGGTCCGGGGGAGGCGTTACTGATGGCGATGGCAGCCCGGCCGGACGCGCTCAACCAGCTCAGCGGAGCAGGGAAAGAGATTCTCGCCCAACGCATTAACCGTTAG
- a CDS encoding SRPBCC family protein, giving the protein MSAESTAAVEVVRSVSVPLTQARAFELFTARMTDFWPREHSIGNSEIAEVVVEPYSGGRWFERGVDGSECCWGRVAFWEPPRKIVLLWQIGADWQFDPDFETEVEVTFTPEGADRTRLDLRHRNLQRYGEHTEQMRAIFDDPAGWAGTLANFADLVTGAVR; this is encoded by the coding sequence ATGAGCGCTGAATCCACCGCCGCCGTCGAGGTTGTCCGATCGGTGAGTGTGCCGCTGACGCAGGCCCGTGCGTTCGAGTTGTTCACCGCGCGAATGACCGACTTTTGGCCCAGGGAACATTCGATCGGCAACTCCGAGATCGCCGAAGTGGTCGTCGAACCCTACAGCGGTGGGCGCTGGTTCGAGCGCGGAGTCGACGGCAGCGAATGCTGTTGGGGCCGTGTCGCTTTCTGGGAGCCTCCCCGAAAAATCGTGCTGCTCTGGCAAATTGGTGCCGATTGGCAATTCGATCCCGACTTCGAAACCGAGGTCGAGGTGACGTTCACCCCGGAAGGCGCGGACCGCACTCGACTCGATCTGCGCCACCGCAACCTGCAACGCTACGGCGAGCACACCGAGCAGATGCGGGCGATCTTCGACGATCCCGCCGGGTGGGCCGGCACTTTGGCGAATTTCGCCGACCTCGTCACCGGCGCAGTGCGATGA
- a CDS encoding ArsR/SmtB family transcription factor, with product MAASADAVLDALGDRTRRAILETLASGPISVGVLADQLPVSRPAVSQHLRVLKSAELVVESVAGTRRLYRINQSGLRVVRDYFDRFWETTLDNFAILAERSKHER from the coding sequence ATGGCCGCGTCGGCAGATGCCGTGCTGGATGCGTTGGGGGATCGCACCCGTCGCGCAATCCTGGAAACGCTGGCATCGGGCCCGATTTCCGTCGGCGTGCTGGCCGACCAGTTGCCGGTTTCGCGCCCCGCGGTATCGCAGCACCTACGAGTACTGAAAAGCGCTGAGCTCGTGGTCGAATCGGTCGCGGGCACCCGGCGGTTGTACCGCATCAACCAGTCGGGGCTTCGGGTGGTGCGTGACTATTTCGACCGGTTCTGGGAAACCACACTGGACAACTTCGCGATCCTGGCCGAAAGGAGCAAGCATGAGCGCTGA
- a CDS encoding SDR family oxidoreductase, giving the protein MGNSQVVVVTGASAGIGRATAQLLGRRGARVGLLARGETGLDGAAADVRAAGGEALAIATDVSDYDAVERAAQRVEERFGRIDAWINVAFSSVFAPFAEIKPEEFRRVTEVSYLGFVYGTMVALKRFRQRNSGVIVQVGSALGERSIPLQSAYCGAKHAINGFTESLRTELMHEKSKVRVTVVQMPAVNTPQFSWVLSRLDKHPQPVPPIYQPELAARGVLHALDHPRRKQYWVGASTVGTILGQRVAPALLDRYLARTGYDSQQTDQKVEPNRAGNLWEPQDGPGGRDYGPHGVFDDRSHRHSAQFWLTRHRRSLVGAGLVGSMFAASSWAQRRR; this is encoded by the coding sequence ATGGGAAATTCACAAGTCGTCGTCGTCACCGGCGCGAGCGCCGGGATCGGTCGCGCCACCGCGCAGCTGCTCGGTCGGCGGGGCGCCAGGGTCGGCTTGCTGGCGCGCGGCGAGACCGGCTTGGACGGGGCGGCCGCGGATGTGCGCGCGGCCGGCGGTGAGGCGCTGGCGATCGCCACCGACGTGTCGGACTACGACGCCGTAGAACGGGCCGCGCAGCGCGTCGAGGAGCGGTTCGGGCGTATCGACGCCTGGATCAATGTCGCGTTCAGCTCGGTGTTCGCGCCGTTCGCCGAAATCAAGCCGGAGGAATTCCGCCGGGTGACCGAGGTCAGCTACCTCGGCTTCGTGTACGGAACGATGGTTGCGCTCAAGCGGTTTCGGCAGCGGAACTCCGGAGTCATCGTGCAAGTCGGATCGGCGTTGGGCGAGCGATCGATTCCACTGCAGTCGGCGTACTGCGGCGCCAAGCACGCCATCAACGGCTTCACCGAGTCGCTGCGGACCGAGTTGATGCACGAGAAGAGCAAGGTGCGGGTCACCGTCGTGCAGATGCCGGCGGTCAACACACCGCAGTTCTCCTGGGTCCTTTCGCGTCTGGACAAGCACCCGCAGCCGGTGCCGCCGATCTATCAGCCGGAGCTCGCGGCGCGCGGGGTCCTGCATGCGCTTGACCATCCCCGGCGCAAGCAGTACTGGGTCGGGGCCAGCACTGTGGGCACGATCTTGGGACAGCGGGTGGCCCCGGCGCTGCTTGACCGATACCTCGCGCGAACCGGATACGACTCGCAGCAAACCGACCAGAAGGTCGAGCCGAATCGCGCGGGGAATCTGTGGGAGCCGCAAGACGGCCCGGGCGGACGCGACTACGGGCCCCACGGCGTGTTCGACGACCGATCACATCGCCACAGCGCGCAGTTCTGGCTGACGCGGCATCGGCGGTCGTTAGTCGGTGCCGGTCTTGTGGGCAGCATGTTTGCCGCGTCGAGTTGGGCCCAGCGCCGGCGGTAA
- a CDS encoding 13E12 repeat family protein: MRSSSREEIVEAFDALEADLKRALDLSFEVLTTPECLAMLERCETIRRRLPAVEHPLINQLAEQASDTELGGTLRFALAERLRITPAEASRRIHEAADLGDRQALTGEPLAPRLPATAAAQRAGQIGTAHVAVIRGFMHRLPGFVDAETRAHAEAHLAELGAQHRPDDLAMLAQRLTDCLNPDGDFSDDERARRRGLTLGKQGPDLMSHLSGWITPELRATLEAVWAKLAAPGMCNPDDTTPVVDGPPPEETAQRDTRSTAQRQHDALLAGLRALIASGNLGQHNGLPASIIVTTNLQDLEAGTGHGLTGGGTLLPMSDVIRLASHAHHYLAIFDKGKALALYHTKRLASPAQRIVLYAKDRGCSFPNCPVPGYHCEAHHCTPYAQCHTTDVNDLTLGCGGHHPITEDGWTTRKNTHGDTEWIPPPHLDHGQPRTNRYHHPDKLLRDEDDEGDEDP; encoded by the coding sequence ATGCGTTCGAGTAGCCGTGAGGAGATCGTCGAAGCCTTCGACGCGCTCGAAGCCGACCTCAAGCGCGCCCTGGACCTGTCCTTCGAGGTGTTGACCACTCCGGAATGCCTGGCCATGCTGGAGCGCTGCGAAACCATCCGCCGGCGGTTGCCGGCGGTGGAGCATCCGCTGATCAACCAGCTGGCCGAACAGGCCAGCGACACCGAGTTGGGCGGCACGCTGCGCTTCGCGCTGGCCGAACGGCTACGCATCACCCCGGCCGAAGCCAGCCGGCGCATCCACGAGGCCGCCGATCTGGGCGACCGACAGGCGCTCACCGGCGAACCGTTGGCGCCGCGGTTGCCCGCCACCGCCGCCGCCCAGCGCGCCGGGCAGATCGGCACCGCTCATGTGGCGGTGATCCGTGGGTTCATGCACCGACTGCCCGGCTTCGTCGACGCCGAAACCCGCGCACACGCCGAGGCCCACCTGGCCGAGTTGGGGGCGCAGCATCGCCCCGACGACCTAGCCATGTTGGCCCAGCGGCTCACCGACTGCCTCAACCCCGACGGCGACTTTTCCGACGACGAGCGGGCGCGCCGACGCGGCCTGACCCTGGGCAAACAAGGCCCCGATCTCATGTCGCACCTAAGCGGCTGGATCACCCCGGAACTGCGCGCCACCCTCGAAGCCGTGTGGGCCAAACTCGCCGCCCCCGGCATGTGCAACCCCGACGACACGACACCCGTCGTCGACGGACCACCCCCCGAGGAGACAGCCCAACGCGACACCCGCAGCACCGCTCAACGCCAGCACGACGCCCTGCTGGCCGGACTGCGCGCACTGATCGCCTCCGGAAACCTCGGCCAGCACAACGGGCTACCGGCCAGCATCATCGTCACCACCAACCTGCAAGACCTCGAAGCCGGCACCGGACACGGCCTCACCGGCGGCGGAACACTACTGCCGATGTCCGATGTGATCCGGCTGGCCTCCCACGCCCACCACTACCTAGCCATCTTCGACAAAGGCAAAGCGCTAGCGCTGTATCACACCAAACGTTTAGCCTCCCCCGCGCAACGAATCGTGCTCTACGCCAAGGATCGCGGGTGCAGCTTCCCCAACTGCCCCGTACCCGGCTATCACTGCGAAGCCCACCACTGCACCCCCTACGCCCAATGCCACACCACCGACGTCAACGACCTCACCCTAGGCTGCGGCGGCCACCACCCCATCACCGAAGACGGCTGGACCACCCGCAAAAACACCCACGGCGACACCGAATGGATCCCACCCCCACACCTCGACCACGGCCAACCCCGCACCAACCGATACCACCACCCCGACAAACTGCTAAGGGATGAAGACGACGAAGGCGACGAAGATCCGTAG
- a CDS encoding UdgX family uracil-DNA binding protein (This protein belongs to the uracil DNA glycosylase superfamily, members of which act in excision repair of DNA. However, it belongs more specifically to UdgX branch, whose founding member was found to bind uracil in DNA (where it does not belong), without cleaving it, appears to promote DNA repair by a pathway involving RecA, rather than base excision.), with product MATAAGAARYLPDDRSLDSLEAAASSCHGCTLYKNASQTVFGHGRPDAPIMLVGEQPGDREDVEGLPFVGPAGRLLARALEDAGIDPELTYQTNAVKHFKFTRKQGKRRIHQKPSRTEVVACQPWLLCEIEAVQPEVIVCLGATAAQSLLGSAFRLTAHRGEVLHLPADLDMRVEPEPRVVATVHPSAIVRDRSERRKENYASFVDDLRSARSGIAAA from the coding sequence ATGGCTACGGCAGCCGGGGCGGCACGGTATCTGCCCGACGACCGCAGCCTGGATTCGCTTGAAGCCGCGGCAAGCAGTTGCCACGGCTGCACGCTGTACAAGAACGCATCCCAGACTGTCTTCGGGCACGGGCGACCGGACGCGCCGATCATGCTGGTCGGTGAGCAACCGGGGGACCGGGAGGACGTCGAGGGGTTGCCGTTCGTCGGACCGGCCGGGCGGCTGCTTGCGCGTGCGCTCGAAGACGCGGGCATCGATCCGGAGCTGACCTATCAAACCAACGCCGTCAAGCACTTCAAGTTCACCAGGAAGCAAGGCAAGCGGCGGATTCACCAAAAGCCCAGCCGCACCGAAGTCGTCGCGTGCCAGCCGTGGCTTCTCTGCGAGATCGAGGCGGTGCAACCCGAAGTGATCGTGTGCCTCGGCGCAACCGCGGCACAGTCGTTGCTGGGCAGCGCGTTCCGGCTCACCGCGCATCGTGGTGAAGTGCTTCACCTGCCCGCCGATCTCGACATGCGCGTGGAGCCGGAGCCGCGCGTGGTGGCGACCGTTCACCCGTCGGCGATCGTGCGTGACCGCAGTGAGCGCCGGAAGGAGAACTACGCGTCCTTCGTCGACGACCTGCGCAGCGCACGCAGTGGTATAGCGGCTGCTTGA